In Xanthomonas campestris pv. phormiicola, the DNA window CGCCAGCTGCAACGCCAGCGGCGAGTGCTCGCGGCTGGCGCCGGTCACCACCAACTGCGCGACGCCGGCATCGCGCGCGCGCTGCAGCACCGCGTCGCGGTCGCGATCGAAGGAGTCGTGGGTGAGGTTGGCGCCGATATCGATCAGAGTCATGCGGAGATGCCGAGGAAGCCGGGCAGGAAAGCGGGAGATTGTACGGGGCCGGCGCTACCGGCGAGAGGCGCGCGCTCTACAGCGGCGCGGCCGATCCGTATCCTTGGCCGATGGCCTCTCCCGTTTTTCCGATCGACCCGCTGCTGCCGCAGATCCGCGACAGCCTCGCCGCGCATCCACGGCTGGTGCTGGAAGCCCCGCCCGGCGCCGGCAAGACCACCCAGGTGCCGCCGGCGCTGCTGGACGCGCCGTGGCTGCGGGGCCGCCGCATCGTGATGCTGGAGCCGCGCCGGGTCGCCGCGCGCAGCGCCGCCACCTTCATGGCCCGGCAGCGCGGCGAGGCGCCGGGCGAGACCGTGGGCTACCGCATCCGCTTCGAGAACAAGGTGTCCGCGCGCACCCGCATCGAAGTGGTCACCGAAGGCATCCTGACCCGGATGCTGCAGGACGACCCGATGCTCGACGGCGTCGGCGCGCTGCTGTTCGACGAATTCCACGAACGCCACCTGGCCGCCGACCTGGGCCTGGCGCTGGCGCTGGACGTGCAGGCGCAGGTGCGCGAGGACCTGCGCATCGTGGTGATGTCGGCGACGCTGGACGGCGAACGCCTGGCGCAGTTCCTGGACGCGCCGCGGCTGTCCAGTGCCGGCCGCAGCTATCCGGTGGAGATCGCGCATTTCCCGGCGCGGCGCGAGGAGGCATTGGAAGCGCAGACCCGCCGTGCCATCGAACATGCGCTGCAGCAGCATCCCGGCGATGTGCTGGTGTTCCTGCCCGGGCAGCGCGAGATCACGCGGGTGCAGGCGGCGTTGGAGGCGGCTGGGGTCGGGTCGGGGGCGCCCTCGGGCACCGCCTCTGCCGCACCCTCGTCCGGTGCTGCGCGCCACCTTCTCCCGGGGGGAGAAGGGAGCGGTGTCGACGTGTTGCCATTGCATGGCGAATTGCCGGTCGAGCAGCAGGCCCGGGTGTTGCAGCCCGATCCGCACGGCCGCCGCCGCGTGGTGCTGGCGACCAACGTGGCCGAATCCTCGGTGACCCTGCCCGGCGTGCGCGTGGTGATCGATGCCGGGCTGGCGCGCGAGCCGCACTACGATCCCAACAGCGGCTTCTCGCGGCTGGACGTGACCGCCATCGCCCAGGCCTCGGCCGACCAGCGCGCCGGCCGCGCCGGTCGCGTCGCCTCGGGCTTTGCCTACCGGCTGTGGCCGCAATCGCAGCGGCTGGAGGCGCAGCGCCGTCCGGAAATGCTGCAGGTGGAACTGGCCGGGCTGGCGCTGGAGCTGGCGGCCTGGGGCAGCGACGCGCTGCGCTTCGTCGATCCGCCGCCGGTCGGGGCGCTGGCCGCCGCGCGCGAACTGCTGCAGCGGCTGGGCGCCTTGAGCGAGAACCATGCGATCACCGCCAGCGGCCGGCGCATGCTCGCGCTGGGCACCCATCCGCGGCTGGCGGCGATGCTGCTGGCCGCGCCGGATGCGCGGTCGCAGGCGCTGGCCTGCGACCTGGCCGCGCTGGTCGAGGCGCGCGATCCGCTGCGCCAGGGCGGCGATGCGCTGGCGGCGCGCTGGCGCGCGCTGGGCGGGTTCCGCCGCGGCCGCGCCCCGCACGACGCCAACCGCGGCGGCCTGGCCGCGATCGACGCGGCGGCCAAACAGTGGCGGCGGCGCCTGCGCAGCGACGCCGCGCCGCCGGACAGCGTGGAGGCGCACGAACTCGGCGACCTGCTCGCCCACGCCTTCCCCGACCGCATCGCCACCCGGCATCCGGCCGATCCGCTGCGCTACCTGCTGGCCAACGGCCGCAGCGCACGCCTGTTCGACCACAGCGACCTGCGCGGCGAACCGTGGCTGGTCGCCACCGAACTGCGCTACGAGGCCAAGGACGCGCTGCTGCTGCGCGCCGCGCCGGTGGACGAGGCGCGGCTGCGCGCGGATTTCCCGCAGCGCTTCGTGCAGCAGGACGTGGTGCGCTGGGACCCCGAGCGGCGCGCTTTGAGCGCGCTGCGCGA includes these proteins:
- the hrpB gene encoding ATP-dependent helicase HrpB; protein product: MASPVFPIDPLLPQIRDSLAAHPRLVLEAPPGAGKTTQVPPALLDAPWLRGRRIVMLEPRRVAARSAATFMARQRGEAPGETVGYRIRFENKVSARTRIEVVTEGILTRMLQDDPMLDGVGALLFDEFHERHLAADLGLALALDVQAQVREDLRIVVMSATLDGERLAQFLDAPRLSSAGRSYPVEIAHFPARREEALEAQTRRAIEHALQQHPGDVLVFLPGQREITRVQAALEAAGVGSGAPSGTASAAPSSGAARHLLPGGEGSGVDVLPLHGELPVEQQARVLQPDPHGRRRVVLATNVAESSVTLPGVRVVIDAGLAREPHYDPNSGFSRLDVTAIAQASADQRAGRAGRVASGFAYRLWPQSQRLEAQRRPEMLQVELAGLALELAAWGSDALRFVDPPPVGALAAARELLQRLGALSENHAITASGRRMLALGTHPRLAAMLLAAPDARSQALACDLAALVEARDPLRQGGDALAARWRALGGFRRGRAPHDANRGGLAAIDAAAKQWRRRLRSDAAPPDSVEAHELGDLLAHAFPDRIATRHPADPLRYLLANGRSARLFDHSDLRGEPWLVATELRYEAKDALLLRAAPVDEARLRADFPQRFVQQDVVRWDPERRALSALRETRFDRIVLDSRPAGRVDPAHAAAALTEAVRELGLAALPWSEPLTQWRARVAGLRTWMPELALPDLGDAALLDGLDRWLRPAFAGRTRLDALGEDDLGEALKSLLPWDQRQAVERHAPTRITVPSGMERRIDYTLDHDGQPQPPVLAVKLQELFGLADTPRIADGRVALVLHLLSPGGRPLQVTQDLRNFWSSTYPEVKKEMKGRYPRHPWPDDPWTATASHRAKPRGT